The proteins below are encoded in one region of Paenisporosarcina cavernae:
- a CDS encoding IS3 family transposase, which yields MKYYEEKCLYVTNYKGFLSIVELCLMVGISRSGYYKWMKNSHKERKAEKDKTLLNKMLSIYNTHAGTLGNERMKNELEKAGIKVSVKRIARMRRDYHMPLKTSHNWKQKSKPHAIIGNLLNRNFKAKRPGIKLCIDITYLEVERPYRHFLYLCAIKDLCHGEVVAYSISDTMTTSMVLQAVDQLLEKGLMEKNAILHSDQGSQFTSARYLNYLYQNSITPSMSRRGNCWDNACIESFFGKLKVEMPCFIIPKTDEEMIKAVENYISYYNNVRPQLKSKKTPKELLLEMAS from the coding sequence GTGAAATATTACGAAGAAAAGTGCTTGTATGTAACGAACTATAAAGGTTTCTTGTCCATTGTAGAGCTTTGTTTAATGGTCGGGATCTCCCGATCCGGTTATTACAAGTGGATGAAAAATTCCCATAAAGAAAGAAAAGCAGAAAAGGATAAAACACTTCTTAACAAGATGTTGAGTATCTACAATACTCATGCAGGTACATTAGGGAATGAACGAATGAAAAATGAATTAGAAAAGGCTGGAATTAAGGTCAGTGTAAAGCGAATTGCGAGAATGCGAAGAGATTATCATATGCCATTAAAAACAAGTCATAATTGGAAACAAAAATCAAAACCACACGCGATAATCGGAAATCTTTTAAACCGTAACTTTAAAGCTAAACGTCCAGGAATTAAACTATGTATTGACATTACTTATCTAGAGGTCGAGAGACCTTATAGACATTTTTTATATCTATGTGCCATTAAAGATTTGTGCCATGGAGAGGTAGTCGCCTACTCGATCAGCGATACGATGACGACATCGATGGTTTTACAAGCAGTTGATCAATTGTTGGAGAAAGGTCTTATGGAAAAGAATGCGATTCTACATAGTGATCAGGGATCGCAATTTACTAGTGCAAGATATTTAAATTACCTTTACCAAAACTCCATAACTCCCTCTATGTCGCGTAGAGGAAACTGTTGGGATAATGCATGCATCGAAAGCTTTTTTGGGAAGCTTAAAGTAGAAATGCCATGTTTTATAATCCCTAAAACAGATGAAGAAATGATAAAGGCAGTTGAAAATTACATCTCTTATTATAACAATGTTCGACCGCAATTAAAATCAAAGAAGACTCCTAAAGAGCTTTTACTAGAAATGGCTTCTTAA
- a CDS encoding pseudouridine synthase: protein MRLDKMLAHMGYGSRREIRGLVKAGEVLVNGLPAKDVGMQIQEENDQVLVYGEEVIYSEYVYYMMNKPPGVISATEDKHDETVIDLLDPLAQHFEVFPVGRLDKDTEGLLILTNDGKLSHQLLSPKKHVPKTYFAKVEGVVSQKDIDQFAKGVILDDGYETKPAKLTIVQAAEISEIELIIVEGKFHQVKRMFEAVGKKVVFLKRIQMGELSLDPELELGDYRELSKEEVEILRNSQPIAF from the coding sequence ATTCGGTTAGATAAAATGCTAGCTCATATGGGATATGGTTCTCGTCGAGAAATTAGAGGACTCGTAAAAGCAGGGGAAGTACTTGTGAATGGATTGCCTGCAAAAGATGTTGGAATGCAAATACAAGAAGAAAATGATCAAGTGCTCGTTTACGGAGAAGAAGTTATCTATTCGGAGTATGTCTATTACATGATGAATAAACCTCCGGGTGTTATTTCAGCGACTGAAGACAAGCATGATGAAACAGTAATTGATTTACTTGACCCGTTAGCACAGCATTTTGAGGTCTTCCCTGTCGGAAGACTCGATAAAGATACAGAAGGATTACTTATCCTTACAAACGATGGTAAGCTTTCCCATCAACTACTATCACCAAAAAAACATGTTCCAAAAACATACTTTGCTAAAGTAGAAGGCGTCGTGTCGCAGAAAGATATTGATCAATTTGCAAAAGGTGTAATTTTAGATGATGGATATGAAACAAAACCTGCGAAACTTACAATAGTGCAAGCAGCTGAAATTTCGGAAATAGAGTTAATCATTGTCGAAGGAAAATTCCATCAAGTAAAAAGAATGTTCGAAGCTGTAGGAAAAAAAGTCGTCTTCTTAAAACGAATTCAAATGGGAGAGTTATCGTTGGATCCTGAACTAGAACTTGGAGATTATCGAGAGCTTTCAAAAGAAGAAGTCGAGATATTACGAAATAGTCAACCTATCGCGTTTTAA
- a CDS encoding DeoR family transcriptional regulator → MKHTTDRMLTRIKDVYLYIRDHEMVTTQELVEAFGTTPRTIQRDLNVLVFNDLIDSPIRGKWTVTEKKVKLTS, encoded by the coding sequence TTGAAACACACTACAGATCGAATGCTCACTCGCATCAAAGACGTCTATTTGTACATTCGTGATCATGAAATGGTAACGACGCAAGAGTTAGTCGAAGCGTTCGGGACAACTCCTAGAACGATTCAACGAGACTTAAATGTATTGGTTTTCAATGACCTTATCGACAGTCCGATAAGAGGCAAATGGACAGTGACAGAGAAAAAAGTAAAACTGACATCTTAA
- a CDS encoding YtnP family quorum-quenching lactonase: MHLDQFTFHEMTFTWLKGGMTYLDGGAMFGVVPKALWSKKYPVNDKNQIELPTDPILIQYQGKNLLVDTGVGNGKMSDKQLRNYGVTEQSTIDDSLATLGLLAEDIDYVLLTHMHFDHACGLSKWENGVLVPSFPNARIIVSKIEFEEMKNPNIRSRNTYWKENWEPVVNQISVFEGRFEVLDGIEMIHTGGHSDGHSILLFSQGDEKIVHMADIMPTHAHQNPLWVLAYDDYPMTSVFAKEKWMKEALTNGYYFSFYHDAFYRLLKWTTDGKEILEAVERTN, translated from the coding sequence ATGCATTTAGATCAATTTACATTTCATGAGATGACATTTACTTGGTTAAAAGGCGGAATGACATACTTAGACGGAGGTGCAATGTTTGGAGTTGTACCGAAGGCGTTATGGTCTAAAAAATATCCGGTAAACGACAAGAATCAGATTGAATTACCGACAGACCCTATTCTTATTCAATACCAAGGGAAAAACCTTCTCGTGGATACTGGTGTAGGAAATGGTAAAATGTCTGACAAACAATTACGGAATTATGGTGTTACAGAACAGTCTACTATTGATGATTCTTTAGCCACTCTCGGATTGTTAGCAGAAGATATTGATTATGTATTACTAACTCATATGCATTTTGATCACGCATGTGGATTGTCCAAATGGGAAAATGGAGTCTTAGTTCCATCTTTTCCTAATGCAAGAATCATTGTGTCGAAAATCGAGTTTGAAGAAATGAAAAATCCTAATATTCGTTCGCGAAACACGTATTGGAAAGAAAATTGGGAGCCTGTAGTAAATCAAATATCCGTATTTGAGGGTCGCTTTGAAGTGTTAGATGGAATTGAAATGATTCATACAGGTGGCCATAGTGACGGTCACAGTATTTTATTATTTAGCCAAGGAGACGAGAAAATCGTGCATATGGCTGACATTATGCCGACTCATGCTCATCAAAATCCGTTGTGGGTACTTGCGTATGATGATTATCCAATGACTTCTGTTTTTGCGAAAGAAAAATGGATGAAAGAGGCACTAACAAATGGTTATTACTTTTCTTTCTATCATGATGCTTTTTATCGTTTACTCAAATGGACAACGGATGGGAAAGAAATTTTAGAAGCTGTAGAACGGACAAACTAA
- the pepV gene encoding dipeptidase PepV has translation MDWKKRLEAEKTNLLTDLQNLIQIESVLDETKTSLEEPFGLGPKKALEWMLEKGRMDGFTDKNIANMAGHLEIGEGEELLGILGHVDVVPATGNWKYGAFSGEIANGKMYGRGAIDDKGPTIAAYYAMKIVKDAGIPFTKRVRLIIGSDEESGFRCVKRYFETEEMPTIAFAPDADFPIINSEKGISTLKMTTAPTDEQVLTHFQAGKRTNMVPDFAQAELNLDLTNAKEEFSQFQKVHGVTGELRWEHQQTTITLTGVSAHAMEPEDGKNAAILLAKFLSTYIQSPFIAMLSTYFYSDSRGKRLQLNFSDEASGETTFNPGVVSFTKSSGGSVEISMRYSVSYPFESKLSAFQADMKQNGVLVTVISNDPPHFVPAEDPFIQTLQKVYERQTGEKAALLSIGGGTYARVLEKGVAFGMLFPGEKDVAHQIDEFVDLENLYKAVVIYADAIAELATKN, from the coding sequence ATGGATTGGAAAAAACGTTTAGAGGCTGAAAAAACAAATTTATTAACAGATTTACAAAATTTAATACAAATCGAAAGTGTGTTAGACGAAACTAAGACATCGTTAGAAGAACCATTTGGACTTGGTCCAAAGAAAGCATTGGAATGGATGTTGGAAAAAGGAAGAATGGATGGTTTTACAGACAAAAATATTGCCAATATGGCGGGTCACTTAGAAATAGGAGAAGGAGAAGAGTTATTAGGCATACTAGGACATGTAGATGTCGTTCCTGCAACAGGTAATTGGAAGTATGGAGCATTCTCAGGCGAGATTGCGAATGGCAAAATGTATGGACGGGGAGCCATTGATGATAAAGGCCCTACTATCGCAGCGTATTATGCCATGAAAATAGTAAAAGACGCAGGTATCCCATTTACTAAACGAGTTCGACTAATCATAGGTAGCGACGAAGAGAGTGGATTTCGTTGTGTAAAGCGTTATTTTGAAACGGAAGAAATGCCAACGATTGCGTTTGCACCTGATGCAGACTTTCCGATCATAAATTCCGAAAAAGGAATTTCAACGTTGAAAATGACAACTGCTCCAACGGATGAACAAGTATTGACTCATTTTCAAGCTGGTAAACGAACAAATATGGTGCCGGACTTTGCTCAAGCTGAACTGAATCTAGACCTTACAAATGCTAAAGAGGAATTTTCTCAGTTTCAAAAAGTGCATGGAGTGACTGGGGAATTACGATGGGAACATCAGCAAACAACGATTACCCTAACTGGGGTTTCTGCACACGCAATGGAACCAGAAGACGGAAAAAATGCGGCAATATTACTTGCTAAATTTTTATCTACTTATATTCAAAGTCCGTTCATCGCGATGTTATCAACATATTTTTATAGTGATTCACGCGGCAAACGGTTACAGTTAAATTTTTCCGATGAAGCTTCGGGGGAAACGACGTTTAATCCCGGAGTTGTTTCATTCACAAAGTCCTCAGGTGGTAGTGTTGAAATTAGTATGAGATACTCGGTATCATATCCATTTGAAAGCAAACTTTCAGCGTTTCAAGCCGATATGAAACAAAACGGAGTTCTCGTGACAGTTATATCAAATGATCCTCCCCATTTTGTCCCTGCGGAAGATCCATTTATTCAAACACTCCAAAAAGTGTATGAAAGACAGACAGGGGAAAAAGCAGCACTACTATCTATTGGCGGAGGGACATATGCGCGGGTACTTGAAAAAGGTGTTGCTTTTGGAATGTTATTTCCCGGTGAAAAAGATGTTGCGCACCAAATAGATGAATTTGTTGATCTAGAGAACTTATATAAAGCAGTAGTTATTTACGCAGATGCTATTGCAGAATTAGCGACGAAAAACTAA
- the trmB gene encoding tRNA (guanosine(46)-N7)-methyltransferase TrmB yields the protein MRLRNKPWADEFIAAHPTIVVPNPEEWKGKWGTLFPQNQPLHIEVGTGKGKFITGMAIANPDINYIGIELYDSVIVSAVENALEAGSPPNLRLLNVNGAHLEKYFAKMDVARVYLNFSDPWPKTRHAKRRLTHENFLKLYESILPSNGEIHFKTDNRGLFEFSLVSISEYNMRLKYVSLDLHAEMPEDNITTEYEEKFSALGQPIYRLEAVFNK from the coding sequence ATGCGTTTACGTAACAAACCATGGGCAGACGAATTTATCGCGGCTCATCCAACGATTGTTGTGCCAAATCCCGAGGAGTGGAAAGGGAAGTGGGGAACATTATTTCCTCAGAACCAACCTCTACACATTGAAGTAGGAACGGGTAAAGGGAAGTTCATTACAGGAATGGCAATAGCCAATCCAGACATAAATTATATTGGAATCGAATTATATGATAGCGTGATTGTTTCAGCTGTGGAAAATGCATTGGAAGCTGGCTCCCCTCCGAATTTACGCTTATTAAATGTGAATGGAGCACATCTTGAAAAGTATTTTGCAAAAATGGATGTGGCGAGAGTGTATTTGAACTTTTCTGATCCATGGCCAAAAACGAGACATGCAAAGAGACGTTTAACACATGAGAATTTCCTGAAATTGTATGAATCCATTTTACCTTCAAATGGTGAAATTCATTTTAAAACGGACAATCGTGGCTTATTTGAATTTTCCTTAGTCAGTATTTCGGAATATAACATGCGATTAAAATATGTCTCCCTTGATTTACATGCAGAAATGCCAGAAGACAATATTACGACCGAATACGAAGAAAAGTTTTCTGCATTGGGACAACCTATTTATCGTTTAGAAGCTGTATTCAACAAATAG
- a CDS encoding putative polysaccharide biosynthesis protein: MSANFLKGTAILTIGLFLSKILGVIYVIPFYAMVGEENTTLYQYAYIPYNLMLAVAISGAPIAFSKFVSRYNSVGDYKTGRKLLKSGLLTMLVTGFLSFLILYFLAEPLARIIIKPDDKIFTVEDVRDVIRWVSFALIVVPFMSLWRGFFQGYHYMMPTAVSQLIEQIVRIAFLLVGAYVVINLLNGSPKVAIQVAVLSAFVGALGGLAILSYFWRKKKPEYNRLLEGSQSSHDVGLKDMYKEIIAYAIPVVFLGVANPLFQFVDLLTFNRAMIDSVNAIKSNTFLGILNFQAHKLVMIPVMLATGFSMALIPLITKYFTTDEHKSLTRTLDQTFQLLLFLTLPAVIGMTVLARELYYVFYEPSKIGSDILAHYLPVAILFSLFPVTAAILQGINQQKWIILNLLIGLLLKLALNIPFIHLWETNGAIAATIVGYTVATGMNIWVMAITLNYHSQLIIRRIGWISLMNVALFAVAWVSRKLILLVWSPDTKLEALLFLFIIAMIGGAVYAYLGLRSGIAQKLFGARLTKYTKKFGWT; this comes from the coding sequence ATGTCAGCGAATTTTCTTAAAGGTACGGCCATCTTAACGATAGGGCTGTTTTTATCTAAAATATTGGGCGTTATATACGTTATTCCGTTTTACGCCATGGTTGGTGAAGAGAACACCACATTGTATCAATATGCATATATTCCGTATAACTTAATGTTGGCAGTTGCTATTTCCGGCGCACCTATTGCTTTTTCGAAATTTGTTTCGAGATACAATTCAGTGGGGGATTATAAAACAGGAAGAAAATTATTAAAATCTGGATTGTTGACTATGTTAGTGACAGGTTTTCTCTCTTTTCTAATACTTTATTTCTTAGCAGAGCCATTAGCGCGTATTATTATCAAACCTGATGACAAAATTTTTACAGTAGAAGACGTTCGAGACGTTATTCGTTGGGTCAGTTTTGCTTTGATTGTCGTTCCATTTATGAGCTTATGGAGAGGTTTTTTCCAAGGGTATCATTACATGATGCCGACTGCAGTGTCTCAGTTAATTGAACAAATCGTTCGTATTGCTTTTTTGTTAGTAGGAGCATATGTCGTTATTAATCTGCTAAATGGTTCTCCAAAAGTAGCGATCCAAGTAGCGGTACTTTCTGCATTTGTTGGAGCACTCGGCGGACTAGCTATTCTTTCGTACTTTTGGCGGAAAAAGAAACCAGAATATAATAGGTTGCTTGAAGGCAGTCAGTCATCGCATGATGTCGGATTAAAAGATATGTATAAAGAAATTATTGCCTACGCCATCCCAGTAGTATTTTTAGGCGTAGCAAATCCACTTTTCCAATTTGTGGATTTGTTAACGTTTAACCGGGCTATGATCGATTCAGTAAATGCGATTAAATCGAATACCTTCTTAGGAATTCTGAATTTCCAAGCGCATAAACTTGTTATGATTCCTGTGATGCTTGCAACTGGTTTTTCTATGGCTCTTATTCCGTTGATCACGAAATACTTTACGACGGATGAGCACAAATCATTGACTCGTACGTTAGACCAAACGTTTCAGCTATTACTGTTCCTTACTTTACCAGCTGTCATCGGTATGACAGTTCTAGCTCGGGAATTGTATTATGTATTCTATGAACCGAGTAAAATTGGTTCAGATATTTTAGCTCATTACTTGCCGGTTGCTATACTCTTTAGTTTATTCCCAGTAACTGCTGCAATTTTACAAGGGATCAATCAGCAGAAGTGGATTATTTTGAACTTACTTATCGGATTACTATTAAAGCTTGCGTTAAATATACCGTTTATTCATTTATGGGAAACAAATGGTGCTATTGCTGCAACAATTGTTGGGTATACCGTTGCTACTGGTATGAATATTTGGGTCATGGCAATAACACTTAATTACCACTCTCAGCTGATTATTCGTCGAATTGGTTGGATTTCTCTTATGAATGTGGCACTGTTTGCAGTGGCATGGGTAAGTCGTAAGCTGATTCTGCTCGTGTGGTCACCTGATACAAAACTGGAAGCATTACTGTTCTTATTTATCATTGCGATGATCGGTGGAGCTGTTTATGCATATTTAGGATTACGTTCCGGAATTGCACAGAAATTATTTGGTGCAAGATTAACAAAATATACGAAAAAATTTGGGTGGACATAA
- a CDS encoding NERD domain-containing protein, translated as MAQLIKLQDYVSRYQKDLKRYSNQFVRLKKVQWHRMKQEWENGVALVEWVHEETEIEQKDSWLSRLFKRDEAEIDLSDELESDSHTGLEDRLGDFQVNMSYHPKTIDELKKMYLDQLFHFQLQWASSTLMEKSHLDNKYIRDTFLRLLTQRLPDNLLLFYRPIIQVKKAPLELEIVLLTPTETLCICLLEAEDMAAFVANEERFWTKKWRDQEQKVLNPMIALNRMESVLKQLYQSNEVELPIRKVIVSRNGYIDFPGNSYGLKLIDKRSFEEWFMQLRNISIPLKHMQMKAAEALLAHTQTTSFSRVGWESEIEENE; from the coding sequence ATGGCGCAGTTAATAAAATTACAAGATTATGTGTCACGGTATCAAAAAGATTTGAAGAGGTATTCGAATCAGTTTGTTCGCTTGAAAAAAGTGCAATGGCATCGTATGAAACAAGAGTGGGAAAATGGAGTTGCTCTAGTTGAATGGGTACACGAAGAAACGGAAATAGAACAAAAGGATTCTTGGCTAAGTAGACTATTTAAACGTGATGAAGCAGAAATTGATTTGAGCGATGAACTTGAAAGTGATTCGCATACAGGCTTAGAGGATCGTCTCGGAGACTTTCAGGTGAATATGTCGTATCACCCAAAAACAATCGATGAGTTAAAGAAAATGTATTTAGACCAGTTGTTTCATTTCCAATTACAATGGGCGAGTTCTACACTCATGGAAAAATCACATTTGGATAATAAATATATTCGAGATACATTCTTACGATTGTTAACGCAACGACTACCTGATAATTTGTTGCTTTTCTATCGTCCGATTATTCAAGTAAAGAAAGCCCCTTTGGAACTGGAAATTGTACTTCTGACACCTACAGAGACACTTTGTATCTGTTTATTAGAAGCGGAAGACATGGCAGCATTCGTCGCTAATGAAGAACGTTTTTGGACAAAAAAATGGCGCGATCAAGAGCAAAAAGTGTTAAATCCGATGATTGCCTTAAATCGTATGGAATCGGTATTAAAACAGCTCTATCAATCGAATGAAGTAGAATTGCCTATACGAAAAGTGATAGTATCTCGGAATGGATACATTGACTTTCCTGGAAATTCATACGGATTAAAACTTATTGATAAGCGTTCATTTGAGGAATGGTTTATGCAATTGCGAAATATTTCTATTCCTTTAAAGCATATGCAAATGAAAGCTGCGGAAGCTTTATTAGCACACACACAAACCACTTCCTTTAGCCGAGTAGGTTGGGAGTCAGAGATTGAGGAAAACGAATGA
- a CDS encoding NAD(P)/FAD-dependent oxidoreductase: MYDVIVIGGGPSGLMAAIAAGEVANKVLLLEKGKKLGKKLAISGGGRCNVTNRLPQEEIVKHIPGNGRFLYSPFSVFNNEDIIEFFEGLGVALKEEDHGRMFPVSNRAQDVVDTLIRQLATLGVEVKMESAVTKLLMDDEKITGVRLQSGEEFRTRAVVVAVGGKAVPQTGSTGDGYPWAEKAGHTVTTLFPTEVPLLSKEPFIMSRELQGLALRDVAVSVLNAKGKTLVTHQMDMLFTHFGLSGPAILRCSQYVVKEQLKTGSKPVEVVIDSVPSENPEQLFQRLVGLVKEDSKKAVKNTWKNIVPERWLLFLLPRAIIDPTAQAGTISHEKIREFVKLLKHFTVRISGSQPLDKAFVTGGGVSVKEIEPKTMASKKKMGLYFCGEILDIHGYTGGYNITSALVTGKIAGMSAAQLSTTIE, from the coding sequence ATGTATGACGTAATAGTAATCGGTGGGGGTCCCTCCGGTTTAATGGCTGCAATTGCAGCGGGAGAAGTGGCAAATAAAGTATTGCTACTTGAAAAAGGAAAAAAATTAGGAAAAAAATTAGCCATTTCCGGTGGTGGTAGGTGTAATGTAACCAATCGATTGCCTCAAGAAGAAATTGTGAAGCACATACCTGGAAATGGACGGTTCTTATATAGCCCGTTCTCCGTATTTAATAATGAAGATATTATCGAATTCTTTGAAGGATTAGGCGTTGCTTTAAAAGAAGAAGATCACGGACGGATGTTTCCCGTTTCCAATCGTGCCCAAGATGTCGTCGATACGTTAATTCGTCAACTTGCAACATTGGGTGTAGAGGTGAAAATGGAAAGTGCCGTTACAAAATTATTAATGGATGACGAAAAAATTACTGGTGTACGCTTGCAATCAGGAGAAGAATTTCGGACAAGAGCGGTCGTTGTTGCTGTTGGTGGGAAGGCAGTACCACAAACGGGTTCCACTGGAGATGGTTATCCTTGGGCTGAAAAAGCAGGTCATACTGTGACTACACTTTTCCCTACGGAAGTTCCATTATTATCGAAAGAACCATTTATCATGTCTCGCGAATTACAAGGACTTGCTTTACGAGATGTTGCTGTATCTGTATTAAACGCAAAAGGAAAAACGTTAGTGACACATCAAATGGACATGCTATTCACTCATTTTGGTTTAAGCGGTCCAGCTATTTTAAGATGTAGTCAATACGTCGTGAAAGAACAACTGAAAACAGGTTCAAAACCAGTTGAGGTAGTAATTGACAGTGTACCTTCCGAAAACCCTGAACAATTATTTCAACGGTTAGTTGGATTAGTAAAGGAAGATTCCAAAAAAGCTGTAAAGAATACGTGGAAAAATATCGTACCCGAACGTTGGCTGCTCTTTTTATTGCCAAGAGCTATCATTGATCCTACAGCTCAAGCAGGAACTATCTCCCATGAAAAAATACGCGAATTCGTGAAATTACTGAAACACTTTACCGTTCGTATATCAGGCTCTCAACCTCTCGACAAAGCATTTGTTACGGGTGGTGGTGTTAGCGTGAAAGAAATTGAACCGAAAACAATGGCCTCTAAGAAGAAAATGGGATTATATTTTTGCGGAGAAATTTTGGATATTCACGGATACACCGGCGGATACAATATCACCTCTGCACTTGTTACAGGAAAAATTGCTGGCATGAGTGCTGCTCAACTTTCAACAACCATAGAATAA
- the dat gene encoding D-amino-acid transaminase: MNWVMWNDRYVKEEEIMISIEDRGYQFGDGIYEVIRVYEGSLFTAQEHIDRFFASAEKIGIVVPFTKDVFHKRMYDLVEMNEVRTGQVYVQITRGAAPRAHQYPDSSVPAVITAYTKEVARPLTQFELGVAAKTIEDIRWLRCDIKSLNLLGNVMAKQEAIQANCFEAILHRGDRVTEGSSSNMYGVKDGIVYTHPVDNYILNGITRSVVKESCQRLRIPFVEEAMDLQDLSTMDEFFLTSTTAEITPIVEIDGNSVGSGRPGNITRQLQLAFEEKIALNEPSLYTI; the protein is encoded by the coding sequence GTGAATTGGGTAATGTGGAATGACCGATATGTAAAAGAAGAAGAAATTATGATTTCAATAGAAGATCGTGGATATCAATTTGGTGATGGTATATATGAAGTCATCCGTGTTTATGAAGGCTCGTTATTCACTGCTCAAGAACACATAGACCGTTTCTTTGCAAGCGCGGAGAAAATTGGAATCGTCGTTCCATTTACAAAGGATGTTTTTCATAAAAGAATGTACGATTTGGTGGAAATGAACGAAGTACGGACTGGCCAGGTGTACGTGCAAATCACAAGAGGTGCAGCGCCTCGTGCACATCAATATCCAGATAGTAGTGTACCAGCAGTGATAACTGCTTACACAAAAGAAGTTGCTCGTCCTTTGACTCAATTTGAACTGGGAGTAGCTGCCAAGACAATTGAAGATATTCGTTGGTTACGATGCGATATAAAAAGTTTAAATTTGCTAGGGAATGTCATGGCAAAACAAGAAGCCATTCAAGCAAATTGTTTCGAGGCAATTCTACACAGGGGGGACCGAGTTACGGAAGGATCTTCTTCTAATATGTATGGTGTGAAAGATGGCATTGTTTACACGCATCCAGTTGATAACTATATTTTAAATGGAATTACACGTTCTGTCGTAAAAGAGTCCTGTCAGCGATTAAGAATTCCATTTGTAGAAGAAGCGATGGATCTCCAAGACCTTTCGACAATGGATGAATTCTTTTTAACATCCACTACAGCAGAAATTACACCTATTGTAGAAATTGATGGAAATAGCGTGGGGAGTGGACGTCCAGGGAATATCACCCGACAATTACAGCTCGCGTTTGAAGAGAAAATTGCACTAAATGAACCTTCACTTTATACAATTTAA
- a CDS encoding diacylglycerol/lipid kinase family protein: MKKWVFIINPSAGNGKGKRKWGAIQPRLMFEYEYYYTSGPRKAVELAKNCANNGAELVIGVGGDGTLHEIVEGVSLSNNKSCIVSAISGGSGNDFGRIFPTFSRADELNEAFKNGVQGEFFDLGRLETNHSKETFTNNAGLGFDAYIAYHVNKSSVKKMLNKIGLGKLAYTFFVVKALLHFPLFHLQVNADGQIRNFENVWLATLSNQPFFGGGMKISPTSNPRDGLVELTIVSNISRWKLLLVFGSVYLGKHTNLQAVHTFQASKVGLTTDTITYRHVDGEYAGKTRPHQEDCFSIEPRAVASLTTMSS; encoded by the coding sequence ATGAAAAAATGGGTATTTATCATTAATCCATCTGCTGGAAATGGAAAAGGAAAGCGGAAATGGGGAGCAATACAACCTCGATTAATGTTCGAATATGAATATTATTACACTAGTGGCCCACGAAAAGCGGTCGAATTAGCAAAGAATTGTGCAAATAATGGCGCGGAACTTGTTATTGGAGTTGGAGGGGATGGGACACTTCATGAAATCGTAGAAGGTGTCTCCCTTTCTAACAATAAATCTTGTATTGTTAGTGCGATAAGTGGTGGATCTGGGAATGATTTTGGTAGAATTTTTCCCACTTTTTCACGAGCGGACGAATTAAATGAGGCTTTTAAGAATGGTGTTCAAGGTGAGTTCTTCGACTTGGGGAGGCTTGAAACGAATCATTCGAAAGAAACGTTTACGAATAACGCTGGTCTAGGGTTTGATGCGTATATTGCTTATCATGTCAATAAATCTTCTGTGAAAAAAATGCTCAATAAGATTGGCTTAGGGAAATTAGCGTATACTTTTTTTGTCGTGAAGGCGCTTCTTCATTTTCCTTTATTTCATTTACAAGTAAATGCAGATGGCCAAATCAGAAACTTCGAAAATGTTTGGTTAGCAACATTAAGTAATCAACCTTTTTTCGGTGGAGGAATGAAAATATCTCCAACATCTAATCCGAGAGATGGGTTAGTAGAATTGACAATTGTTTCGAACATTTCTCGATGGAAATTACTCCTTGTCTTTGGAAGTGTCTATTTGGGAAAACATACGAACCTCCAAGCTGTACATACGTTTCAAGCAAGTAAAGTTGGTTTAACAACGGATACCATCACTTATCGGCATGTTGATGGGGAATATGCTGGAAAGACCCGCCCACATCAGGAAGATTGTTTCTCTATCGAACCAAGGGCAGTAGCATCTTTAACGACCATGTCATCTTGA